Genomic segment of Deltaproteobacteria bacterium:
ATGTGTCCGGCCGGTCGGCGTAGGGTTCCAGAAGCAGGGCCGTGTAGCTGTCCAGCACACCCTCGATGTAGAGCTTGGCCGAATCGCCCAGGAACAGATGTTCGTCGCCCCTTGGGTTGTCCAGGGACTGCCAATATTCCAGATTGGCCCGCAGTCCGTCCTCGTCCTCAAGGCTGTGGCTACCGACATAGTACGAGCCCCGGGCCCGGACCCGCTCCAGGCCTCCCTCATCGTGGAACTCGATCAAAAGGGGCAGGAATGACCGATAGAGTTGGACATCGTTGAAGGCCGTAAGGCCGAAAGACAAGGCTTGGTCCAGCATGGCCGCCATGGCCGCGAACATCCTAGACTTCATGCCCGGTCCCAGTTCGTCGATGGTGTAGAAGTCCAGGGGATTGAAGGCGTGGAAATGCATGAGCACCCCGGAATATTCCCCCGTCTCGTCCACGGCCGGATCCAGATGTCGAAATGCCGTGGCGTTTCTGGAGACAAGCTGGCGGACTGCCTCGGTATTCAACCAGCCGGTATTCCCGTCGTAGGACATGAGGAGCATGGGCCTGTCGGCGATGATGGCATCGCCCATCTCCTTGTTCGGCATCTGCCTGGGAATGTAGGCATACTGCCAGCCCACTCCCATGACCAAGGCGTCGTCCGGATACCCGGCCGCCTGAGCCCGGACCAGGTCTGCAACCTCGTCAACGCTGACGGCCTTGTACAGTTCCTTGGTCATCATGGACTGCAAGGCCCCTATCCAAAGAACATGGCAATGGCTGTCGATGAAACCCGGGGTGAGCATCCGGCCCCGGGCGTTGACGACCCGGGTATCGGCAGTGATGAACCGGTCCGCACCGGCATCCTCGCCCACGAAGATGATCCGGTCGTCTTGAACGGCCACGGCCTCGGCCCAGGGTCTGGCCGGATCGGAGGTGAACACCGTGGCATTGACAATGGCCAGATCGGCGGAGCGGTCTGCACTGGAGTCGGAGTCACCGGTGCACCCGGCCAGAAAGGCCAGCAGCACCCAGCCAGTCACGAAAAGGGGAAGAGCACGCGTTTTCATGGTCTACCTTCCGGTGTCGGAGATGATGGGAGTCAACTATTCAGGGATGTCTACAGATATCAAAAATGGTGCACCCGCACCCTACCGCCCGGTGAGGGACGATCCTATCTCCTTATCGAGGAGTTCATCGTAGGTCGCCAGCCCCGTCGCCCTTGCTGAAAGTTCAGTGAGGGGCACGATATCTTCCCGCCCAATATAGCGAAGTGCAAATTTTCGATTCAGAGCCATGAACTGTTTGAGACCGACGGAAACCCGGTTCAGGTAGGAATAGAGGCCAAGGGCCCCCGTGGGGATATCGGACGCTTCGTCGCCATATTCGGCCTTGAGGAGGCGAAAGTCCGCGAAGACTTCTTCAATGCAGGTCCCGAATCGGGCATAGCCCTCAGGTAATGAGCCGTTTTGCAGTGCCTTCCCAACCTGCCGCCCCACCGAAGCGGCGGCCATAGCCGCACGGCCAAGAGCAATCATGCGAACATATGGAGAACCGAGAGCCAGACCCTTGTATATATGATCCTCCGTCGCAAACCCGCCGGCCATGGCGAGTGGCGGCAATGGCCTTTCTTCCTTTTCCAATCTCTCCAAAATGCGGCAAGCAATAACCTCGAGCGTCACTGTCGGCATGCCCCATTCGTTCATCATCTTTACCGGACTGTGACCGGTACCGCCCCCCGCCCCGTCGAGAGTGACAAGGTCTACACCCGATTCCGAAGCGACTTCGATGATCGTGGTAATGTCCCGAGGATCAAAAGGGCCTGTTTTGAAACAGACCCGCTCGGCTCCCAGACTCCGCAACTCGGCCACCCGCCGCACAAGCTCCTCAGGATTCCACATCGGCAGTTTGCCGATCTTCTCAAAGACGGGGCCCACGCCCCGGGCATAGGCTTCGGCAACCACTGGATTTGTTGGATCCGGGACGACAATATACCCGAGTTCCTTGAAACGCAGCGCATCCTTGATATCCGGAACACGGCCCATGCCCTGGATGCCCTTGGCCGCCTGCCCGAATTTCAACTCAACCGATTTAATGCCAAGTTTGTCGATGGCGTATTCGAGAACGCCATGGAATTCATCATCGGGGTTGGCCTGGAGCACGATGTCACCGAAACCGCGATCATACCGCCTGAACGTG
This window contains:
- a CDS encoding amidohydrolase: MKTRALPLFVTGWVLLAFLAGCTGDSDSSADRSADLAIVNATVFTSDPARPWAEAVAVQDDRIIFVGEDAGADRFITADTRVVNARGRMLTPGFIDSHCHVLWIGALQSMMTKELYKAVSVDEVADLVRAQAAGYPDDALVMGVGWQYAYIPRQMPNKEMGDAIIADRPMLLMSYDGNTGWLNTEAVRQLVSRNATAFRHLDPAVDETGEYSGVLMHFHAFNPLDFYTIDELGPGMKSRMFAAMAAMLDQALSFGLTAFNDVQLYRSFLPLLIEFHDEGGLERVRARGSYYVGSHSLEDEDGLRANLEYWQSLDNPRGDEHLFLGDSAKLYIEGVLDSYTALLLEPYADRPDTCGEATWTQENFNHVVALLDGMGLQCCTHAIGDGGIRRVLNAYENAAEINGPRNARHRLEHCELPEPTEDLPRLARLGVLAAMQPAQFFGNANGEIRLGFDRVQRYDPWKSLQDVGVDLSFGSDWAAGPLNPMYGLFVAVHRLNHEFSDAWGPEQKIGIEDALGHYTMGSARALMLEDRIGSIEIGKLADLVLFNIDLREVASDRFMIEHPLTIEGLEVSGWDDFVDMTVVGGQAVYERM
- a CDS encoding FMN-binding glutamate synthase family protein → MQYSPALGSSITNTRLRSQGHIADISGMCAVCTADCLGPCEIGLSALRGSEAILPFSADTNQFASEKRYPLDFSHFNINGRVFGASGLPADPCVANFPNADISSVFGNAHAVKIKAPFILPAMAKLAWEEYYAGAALSGIPVVIGEDVVAKDPGLVVRGHRVVESPLIARMVSTFRRYDRGFGDIVLQANPDDEFHGVLEYAIDKLGIKSVELKFGQAAKGIQGMGRVPDIKDALRFKELGYIVVPDPTNPVVAEAYARGVGPVFEKIGKLPMWNPEELVRRVAELRSLGAERVCFKTGPFDPRDITTIIEVASESGVDLVTLDGAGGGTGHSPVKMMNEWGMPTVTLEVIACRILERLEKEERPLPPLAMAGGFATEDHIYKGLALGSPYVRMIALGRAAMAAASVGRQVGKALQNGSLPEGYARFGTCIEEVFADFRLLKAEYGDEASDIPTGALGLYSYLNRVSVGLKQFMALNRKFALRYIGREDIVPLTELSARATGLATYDELLDKEIGSSLTGR